CCCACACAGTTAGTCATCTTTCAACTTTTAGTCTTGTATAACAATTTTTACAATTACACAAATACACTGACCTGTCTGATGCTGCACTATGTATGCGACAGGTGAATCTAAAGTCAGGAACTAACATCCTGTATTGGAGAACCACAGGAATGCTTTTAGGTGGGAAACCTGTGAAGCCAGTCCTTTTGAAGAACATTCAGATTGAAGGTGTGAGATGTTGTGGAAATAATGTCTACTTTTATCTCTTACACCCATTCACAATCTgcattgtgttatttttatgtgtgtgttttttgggCTGTGTGCTTTGAAAGCAGGTGTGGCGTATACATCAGAGTGTTTTCCGTGTAGACCAGGCACATACAGTAAAACTCCAGGTTCTTCCTCCTGTGATCTCTGTCCAAGGAATACATATTCTGGAAAAGGAGCCAGTTCTTGTACACCATGCTTGGAGACACAGTATTCGCGTATGAACGCACAGATATTCACGCAAGTGCAAACACATTTAATCTTAGATACAGTACAGGACTTCtttatgtgtctgttttgtaGAGCAGGGCTGGTCGGAGTGCAAAGAGAAACCACCTTGTTCAGAGAAAGACTATTTTCAAATCCACACACCCTGCGACAGAGATGGCAAGGTGGGATATAATACCTACCAAGTGTGGTGAAAGTCTTTTGgagtaaatgttatttttacttattgtattttttattagacTCAGATTTTATACAGATGGGTGGAGCCACAGGTGTGCGTGGAGAATGTGACCGGTGCTGTTACACTGCCTCCAACTGGAGAAAAGGAGGATTGTCCACCCTGTAATCCAGGGTTTTACATGCACAACACTTCCACCTGTCTGCCTTGCCCACAAGGGACCTATTCAGATGGCACCACAGGTATATACACATCTGGTGATAGATACACACCCTGgaatgttcctgtagcttagtTGGTAGGACATTGTGTTAACAGTCCCAAAGgttttgggtttattttgtTCCCAGAAAACACACAGGCTGATGTagtgatttaaaatgtatagcCTGAATGCACTATGcgttgttttggataaaagcataaaTGTCAAAAAGTAAATATCTAGAGTATGTATAATCGAGATGTTTCTAATATGCAGAATGTCAAAGATGCCCTGGAGGAACTGAACCTTCTCTGGGATATGAGTACAAGTGGTGGAACATACTACCGAGGAATATGAAAACTTCCTGTTTTAATGTGGGCAACTCCAAATGTGATGAGATGAATGGTAAGAGCCATAGAAAGTCAGGTATGAATTATGCATattgttaacaattagttaatgcatgaactatcaatgaacaatacttctaaagcatttattaatcttaatttatgttaatttcagcatttactaactgttaacattagttaaagggatagttcacccaaaaatgacaatttataacataattttctcatcctcatgttgatctaaacctgtatgaatttcttttttctgatgaacacaaaagaagatattttgattaatgatggtaagcacacagctaatGATAACCATTGActttctatagtaggaaaaacaaatacgatggaattcaatggataCTGTCAACTGTGCGCTTATCATCATTTCACGAGttcacattaacatgtaattgatatggaatgagataaagcatatttggcctGATGTCCGAGGAGAGGACTCTGAGCTAGGAATTTTAGCCTAAACCCAGAGTACTCACCCCTCTTTAACTGGGATAAATGAAACTAGAtgagagtgaggtgatggggtggaggagggatgctgcaaaaaaatATGTCACAGGACAGAGGTTAGGGACTGCTATTTATAGGCACCTCTCCACGCTGATTGTTTGGATCATATGAATGCTCCTGccgaacttagttaaataaacttcatttatcaaaatatcttcaacATTTATcgcaatacttccataatatttgttttcctagtATAGAAAGTCAAAATTTACAATCAaatgcttaccatcatttatcaaaatatcttcttttgtgtttattagaaaaacttaattcatacatgtttaaattaacataaggatgagaaaactgtgacagaatttttatttttgggtgaactatccctttaatgtaccataaactaacataaataaCTGTACTGACATTAACTAACTTTAACAAGAATGAATAAATGCTtaaaactatattgttcattgttagttcatgttagctaatgcatttactaatgtttactaatacaactTTATATATATAACAAAATTGCAAAATTCGAAGCATGGGGATTTTGAAGATCATGAGAAACATTTTGTGAAGTGTTATAAACTTTCGAACAGTACATGTAGATGTTATTTTTCCTGCTGTGTgtgacaaataaatatttaatgaagTAGCTACAATAATTTCAGCCGTATAATGAATATGATCATAAAAACTgcatatacagtcttgttcaaaatattTGCAAGAAATAGAAAAATGCCATTTTGAAGAACGCACAAGCTTACAGTCCATACATACTACACTTAAAATCATGAAGTATGCTTGTTTGTGTAGGTTGGGAAGTGGCTGGTGATCACATCCGCAGTGGAGTGGGAGGTTCAGATAATGATTACCTCATCTTAAACCTACGAGTGCCTGGATTCAAGTGAGTCActaaaactacattttttaaagtaacatttAAGGTTGTCTTgtgtataaaacatttacaatgacTTTCTCTTAAAATTTTGTTTTCAGACTTCCTACGTCTGTAGACGACGCATCAGCTACAGAGTTTGGTCGAGTCACTTTTATTTTTGAGACCTTCTGCAGCGCAGACTGTGAACTTTATTTTATGATAGTAAGACATGATTCATAAACCACtcacatttataaatatatttataaatgtgtgcagggcatgaaattaacacccgaccacgcgccaaatgcgggtggattttgcaattggcgggtaacactgtcaatctaccagccacattggcgggtaaccaatgcgaatcagtgatgcgcgggtcattgtataaacaacccactcccgaccgacattttcaactaacccgccccgcccgcaattgttcaaaatagtttttaaactcgaccgactgaccgcggcctgaatatcattaaaatatttttggatgactcgtaaccggcacccgctcatttcttatcaacctgcgcatatcaccgatgcaaattgagtgattcattgagaggatgcgactgtttcgcaacgttcatgcgattggaaagaagatgaggcacttctctgactacgtttggatgtgcgagtaagtattaaactgttggtgagatgggatgagaatgcaatgctgacatatGCTACTGTACAAtcacagttgcacagatgtgtagtgctgctgtgatggatcagaactcttgatgtgtaaactttagagagagtttcGCTACTATGctttatactgtagtacattaacatacattttgcgaatataGTAACATGCATTTTGCGAAtatagtaatgaaaaacaacgtatgtgcggcgtttatgtgcgcagtttgtgccccctctgtctctgtgtgcgtgcgcgggtttaaggggactcaatagggcacatcggagagatgcgttcctaaaagcatgcgtacataaaatctttctgctcttgacagggcacatataaataaaatgatctcaacagtattcattttctaataaaacatttctttatgtcttaagtgtatgtatagagagtcaaaaaccagtctgtgctggtcttaaagagacagtaacctcaattaacctacttaagtctgtgtcattaatgttaatcaaacaacctaagacaaagagaaattcacttttgtagctctgaaaaaaattatatttaattcatacaataaagacagtgttataattcactattcgggcaaaaaaaaaaactggctggtaaaaagtctctgtggcaggtggatttctaaatccacctgccacagtggctggtggtcaaaaaagttaacttcaggccctgaATGTGTGATATAGACTTGGTTCTTACAGGAACCCATAGACACTTAAGATATCCATAAGCTAGAAATAGTATGGTGGATTTAAAATGATCAAACAATAGCATATATTAAAAGTCAACTTGTGATCCATTGGTAATGGTACAGGTAATGAAAAAATGGGTTGCAATAGTATAAGGGCAGTATGTCCATTGCTTATTCAGATAAATAAGGTGAAATAAATCTGTGTTTTGTGCAGGATGTAAATCGGAAAAGCACAAATGTCGTGGAATCGTGGGTTGGAAGTAAAATCAGACAGGCATATACTCACATCATGACCAAAAACGCATCTGTGTCATACACATGGGCTTTTCAACGTACTAACAAAGCCATTGATGTAAGTATTTACCAATACATCCTGCAGACTCTTTGAAATTAATCTGAGGTACACTTTTGTTGTGTGGAAAACATATCTCATTGCCATTATTTCTCAGGCACGTCAGCGTGTGAACGACATAGCAAAAATCTATTCAATCACGGTGACAAATGCTATGGATGGCTCGGCATCTGGTTGCCATGCCTGCGCTATGATGAGTCAACAGGACGGCTCGTCCTGTGTCCCCTGTCCTGCCGGACATTTCATCAACAAAGACACAAACCAGTGTCAGGAATGCCCGCCCAACACCTTCCTTTCTGGACATCATATCTATGGGCGTGAAGCCTGTCAGCCCTGTGGTCCGGGCAGCAAGAGCAACAAGGTACCAAAAAATTCAACACATCTGTGTTTGCTATAAGATTCTTGGTTTTACAAATACAGAAAGTACATGACTGTGTGTTTAATTTGTAGGAACACTCAGTGTGTTTTAACGACTGCAGTTTCTCACACGTGGAACATAACCGAACTTATACCTATGACCTCCGTGCCCTATGCTCAGTGGGGTCAATCATGAATGGGCCCAGCTTCACTTCCAAAGGAACCAAATACTACCATGAATTTAACATCAGTTTGTGTGGGACAGAGGTACTCTCATCTGCATGCAAATTGTTTGTGTGTAATGCTTTTTCATGTCGGGTTTCCACACACAGAAAGAAATAAAAGCTGTGCCTTGGAACCCGCAGCCTTATTTGATGTGGTGACATCATTTTACAGAAACAGAAAGTCAGTGAGAAACTATTAAGAAGACCCTCAGAACCAATAGCATTTTTATATGGCACAGTCCAGCAAAGTCGCATTTAACAGTTTGTGATCTGTTTGATCTTCTACACAGTGCTTTATGATACAGTATATAATTCTGTGTAAACGGGTCGGACActtttttatgacatttttacaCTGTCTGAGTCATTTCATATACTCTACATAGAACTAGTAAATGTGTTAATTTCAGGCAAATGCAGCAATAGTGTGACTAGTTTAAATGTACTTGATATAAATGATGACTAATCTTCTTTAATCACAGGGGAGGAAGGTGGCTGTGTGCACTGACAATGTTACAGATCTGTCTAATAAAGACCTGCAAAATGAATCAGCTGACCTCACCAATTTTGTAGAGACTTTTGTGTGTCAGTCAACCATCATCCCTGCAGATGGGCGGGGCTTCAGAACAGCCCTGTCCTCTCAGTCTATAAGCTTGGCTGATACTTTCCTCGGTGAGCTTGTGTGGTCTATAACTGCATACTTGATCCATTTAATGTAATCTGATGTACCTGTTCTTGTATAGATAGATTTGCCTCTATTAACTGTTTTTCCTT
The Paramisgurnus dabryanus chromosome 1, PD_genome_1.1, whole genome shotgun sequence genome window above contains:
- the elapor2b gene encoding endosome/lysosome-associated apoptosis and autophagy regulator family member 2 isoform X4 encodes the protein MSSQQCTACAAGSYSLGSGVRFDQWDSIPAGFTSLATYMDSGGSGDDTMTCNNSSWTAQGTHLESNRDDCTVSLVYAVHLMKQGSVSFDYQYVDSNVFFEFFIQNDQCQEMDQAGSEKWIKLTTNGEWGTHTVNLKSGTNILYWRTTGMLLGGKPVKPVLLKNIQIEAGVAYTSECFPCRPGTYSKTPGSSSCDLCPRNTYSGKGASSCTPCLETQYSQQGWSECKEKPPCSEKDYFQIHTPCDRDGKTQILYRWVEPQVCVENVTGAVTLPPTGEKEDCPPCNPGFYMHNTSTCLPCPQGTYSDGTTECQRCPGGTEPSLGYEYKWWNILPRNMKTSCFNVGNSKCDEMNGWEVAGDHIRSGVGGSDNDYLILNLRVPGFKLPTSVDDASATEFGRVTFIFETFCSADCELYFMIDVNRKSTNVVESWVGSKIRQAYTHIMTKNASVSYTWAFQRTNKAIDARQRVNDIAKIYSITVTNAMDGSASGCHACAMMSQQDGSSCVPCPAGHFINKDTNQCQECPPNTFLSGHHIYGREACQPCGPGSKSNKEHSVCFNDCSFSHVEHNRTYTYDLRALCSVGSIMNGPSFTSKGTKYYHEFNISLCGTEGRKVAVCTDNVTDLSNKDLQNESADLTNFVETFVCQSTIIPADGRGFRTALSSQSISLADTFLGASVENMLDGVYVSPDLFPETSRKVPDIKFFFRSPQATASCLNGRSTVVNLRCNPEKSDRGDLTVPSKCPAGTCNGCEFHFLWESSSACPLCTEADYHSIEGVCKGGMQDTLYVWSEPKLCTKGVLLPNKTSAHCEVVTLWVKAGIGGGAFIAVLLISLTCYFWKKNKRLEYKYSRLVMSANKDCELPAADSCALAEGEGEENEDDVVYSNTPSLLGKLKAIASKADGDSSESVQLKSSKAERWVWG
- the elapor2b gene encoding endosome/lysosome-associated apoptosis and autophagy regulator family member 2 isoform X3, producing MERRMLWTSCFFVSFVTLLLCARASGNLPQCRETEYYFEYTECDSTGSRWRVAIPHRQGSCTGLPEPVRGTDCTFSCEAGEFLEMSSQQCTACAAGSYSLGSGVRFDQWDSIPAGFTSLATYMDSGGSGDDTMTCNNSSWTAQGTHLESNRDDCTVSLVYAVHLMKQGSVSFDYQYVDSNVFFEFFIQNDQCQEMDQAGSEKWIKLTTNGEWGTHTVNLKSGTNILYWRTTGMLLGGKPVKPVLLKNIQIEGVAYTSECFPCRPGTYSKTPGSSSCDLCPRNTYSGKGASSCTPCLETQYSQQGWSECKEKPPCSEKDYFQIHTPCDRDGKTQILYRWVEPQVCVENVTGAVTLPPTGEKEDCPPCNPGFYMHNTSTCLPCPQGTYSDGTTECQRCPGGTEPSLGYEYKWWNILPRNMKTSCFNVGNSKCDEMNGWEVAGDHIRSGVGGSDNDYLILNLRVPGFKLPTSVDDASATEFGRVTFIFETFCSADCELYFMIDVNRKSTNVVESWVGSKIRQAYTHIMTKNASVSYTWAFQRTNKAIDARQRVNDIAKIYSITVTNAMDGSASGCHACAMMSQQDGSSCVPCPAGHFINKDTNQCQECPPNTFLSGHHIYGREACQPCGPGSKSNKEHSVCFNDCSFSHVEHNRTYTYDLRALCSVGSIMNGPSFTSKGTKYYHEFNISLCGTEGRKVAVCTDNVTDLSNKDLQNESADLTNFVETFVCQSTIIPADGRGFRTALSSQSISLADTFLGASVENMLDGVYVSPDLFPETSRKVPDIKFFFRSPQATASCLNGRSTVVNLRCNPEKSDRGDLTVPSKCPAGTCNGCEFHFLWESSSACPLCTEADYHSIEGVCKGGMQDTLYVWSEPKLCTKGVLLPNKTSAHCEVVTLWVKAGIGGGAFIAVLLISLTCYFWKKNKRLEYKYSRLVMSANKDCELPAADSCALAEGEGEENEDDVVYSNTPSLLGKLKAIASKADGDSSESVQLKSSKAERWVWG
- the elapor2b gene encoding endosome/lysosome-associated apoptosis and autophagy regulator family member 2 isoform X2 encodes the protein MERRMLWTSCFFVSFVTLLLCARASGNLPQCRETEYYFEYTECDSTGSRWRVAIPHRQGSCTGLPEPVRGTDCTFSCEAGEFLEMSSQQCTACAAGSYSLGSGVRFDQWDSIPAGFTSLATYMDSGGSGDDTMTCNNSSWTAQGTHLESNRDDCTVSLVYAVHLMKQGSVSFDYQYVDSNVFFEFFIQNDQCQEMDQAGSEKWIKLTTNGEWGTHTVNLKSGTNILYWRTTGMLLGGKPVKPVLLKNIQIEAGVAYTSECFPCRPGTYSKTPGSSSCDLCPRNTYSGKGASSCTPCLETQYSQQGWSECKEKPPCSEKDYFQIHTPCDRDGKTQILYRWVEPQVCVENVTGAVTLPPTGEKEDCPPCNPGFYMHNTSTCLPCPQGTYSDGTTECQRCPGGTEPSLGYEYKWWNILPRNMKTSCFNVGNSKCDEMNGWEVAGDHIRSGVGGSDNDYLILNLRVPGFKLPTSVDDASATEFGRVTFIFETFCSADCELYFMIDVNRKSTNVVESWVGSKIRQAYTHIMTKNASVSYTWAFQRTNKAIDARQRVNDIAKIYSITVTNAMDGSASGCHACAMMSQQDGSSCVPCPAGHFINKDTNQCQECPPNTFLSGHHIYGREACQPCGPGSKSNKEHSVCFNDCSFSHVEHNRTYTYDLRALCSVGSIMNGPSFTSKGTKYYHEFNISLCGTEGRKVAVCTDNVTDLSNKDLQNESADLTNFVETFVCQSTIIPADGRGFRTALSSQSISLADTFLGASVENMLDGVYVSPDLFPETSRKVPDIKFFFRSPQATASCLNGRSTVVNLRCNPEKSDRGDLTVPSKCPAGTCNGCEFHFLWESSSACPLCTEADYHSIEGVCKGGMQDTLYVWSEPKLCTKGVLLPNKTSAHCEVVTLWVKAGIGGGAFIAVLLISLTCYFWKKNKRLEYKYSRLVMSANKDCELPAADSCALAEGEGEENEDDVVYSNTPSLLGKLKAIASKADGDSSESVQLKSSKAERWVWG
- the elapor2b gene encoding endosome/lysosome-associated apoptosis and autophagy regulator family member 2 isoform X1; this encodes MERRMLWTSCFFVSFVTLLLCARASGNLPQCRETEYYFEYTECDSTGSRWRVAIPHRQGSCTGLPEPVRGTDCTFSCEAGEFLEMSSQQCTACAAGSYSLGSGVRFDQWDSIPAGFTSLATYMDSGGSGDDTMTCNKSVASSGLYTCVVIVTLKAFATCQLFICLCLFISSSWTAQGTHLESNRDDCTVSLVYAVHLMKQGSVSFDYQYVDSNVFFEFFIQNDQCQEMDQAGSEKWIKLTTNGEWGTHTVNLKSGTNILYWRTTGMLLGGKPVKPVLLKNIQIEGVAYTSECFPCRPGTYSKTPGSSSCDLCPRNTYSGKGASSCTPCLETQYSQQGWSECKEKPPCSEKDYFQIHTPCDRDGKTQILYRWVEPQVCVENVTGAVTLPPTGEKEDCPPCNPGFYMHNTSTCLPCPQGTYSDGTTECQRCPGGTEPSLGYEYKWWNILPRNMKTSCFNVGNSKCDEMNGWEVAGDHIRSGVGGSDNDYLILNLRVPGFKLPTSVDDASATEFGRVTFIFETFCSADCELYFMIDVNRKSTNVVESWVGSKIRQAYTHIMTKNASVSYTWAFQRTNKAIDARQRVNDIAKIYSITVTNAMDGSASGCHACAMMSQQDGSSCVPCPAGHFINKDTNQCQECPPNTFLSGHHIYGREACQPCGPGSKSNKEHSVCFNDCSFSHVEHNRTYTYDLRALCSVGSIMNGPSFTSKGTKYYHEFNISLCGTEGRKVAVCTDNVTDLSNKDLQNESADLTNFVETFVCQSTIIPADGRGFRTALSSQSISLADTFLGASVENMLDGVYVSPDLFPETSRKVPDIKFFFRSPQATASCLNGRSTVVNLRCNPEKSDRGDLTVPSKCPAGTCNGCEFHFLWESSSACPLCTEADYHSIEGVCKGGMQDTLYVWSEPKLCTKGVLLPNKTSAHCEVVTLWVKAGIGGGAFIAVLLISLTCYFWKKNKRLEYKYSRLVMSANKDCELPAADSCALAEGEGEENEDDVVYSNTPSLLGKLKAIASKADGDSSESVQLKSSKAERWVWG